The nucleotide window GTTCCTGCATCAGCCAATCATTACACCCTTACGGAAATTCTCAAGAAAAAATGGAAGCACGACGGTTTTGTGATCTCAGATTGGGGATCGGTAAAAAATCTCGTAGTTCAGGGCGTCGCAAAAGATCACAAAGAAGCAACAGAAAAAGCATTGCTTGCCGGCGTGGAAATGGATATGGTCGATAACCTTTACCTGGAATATCTTCCGGAATTGGTAGCTACAGGAAAAATTAAGATGCAGACCATTGATGATGCAGTGAAAAGGATCCTGCGCGTCAAAATGAATCTCGGTCTGTTTGAAAATCCTTACGTCGATATGGTGCCGGAAACTGAGAGATATTTGCTGCCGGACTATCTGAAGATCGCAGAAGAATTGGCTCAGGAATCTATGGTTTTATTGAAAAATGAAAATCAGGTTCTGCCATTGGATTCAAAATATAAAAGCATCGCTGTTATTGGTCCCATGGTAAAAGATTCTGTTCACATCATGGGATTTTGGGAAGGAATGGGTGATCCTAAAGATGTGAATACGATTTTTGATGGATTGACCAAAGAATTTGGTAAGCGATCAAAGATTAATTATGCTATAGGCTGCGATTTTGAAGGCGAGGACAGAAGTGGTTTTTCCAAGGCTTTGGAAGTTGCAAATAAATCAGACATCATACTTGTTTTCCTGGGCGAAAAAAGAAATTGGAGTGGCGAAAATGGCTCCCGTTCCACTATTGCATTACCAAAAATCCAAGAAGATCTTGTTGAAGAATTATCCAAAACGGGTAAACCTATTATTCTGGTGCTTTCCAGCGGAAGACCCTTAGAATTGATCCGGTTAAACAAAATGGCCGATGCAGTATTGGAAATCTGGCAACCCGGAACGATGGCTGGAGCTGCTGTATCTGGAATTCTTTCAGGAAGACACAATCCATCCGGGAAACTTTCAGCCACTTTTCCGCAAACGACGGGTCAAATCCCGATCTATTATAATATGCGACAATCAGCAAGGCCAGACGCTGGACATTACCAGGATATTCCAAGAGATGCATTATATTGGTTCGGTCACGGACTCAGCTATAGTAACTTTGAGTATGGAAAAATAAAACTGTCGAAAAACAAGATCCATAAAGGTGAAAAGATCGTGGCAGAGATAGAAATTACCAACAATGGAACTGTGGATGGGAAGGAAGCGGTACTTTGGTATATCAATGATCCTGTTGCAAACATTTCCCGACCAATGAAAGAGCTCAAATTTTTCGAAAAAAAAATGATCAAAGCAGGAAAAAAGGAGATCTATCGCTTTGAGATCGATCCTGAAAAAGATCTGTCCTACGTAGACAGCATTGGTGAAAAACACTTGGAATCTGGAGATTTCTATATCATCATCAATCATGAGAAGGTAAAATTTGAGTTAACGGACTAATTGTCCAAACATTTCTACCCCTATTAAAGAACATTTTGATTCCTCTACATTTTAAAACAAAACTAATTTCGAACCAGTTAACATTAAAAAAATCATACACTATGAAAAAAATTAATCTTTTAATCATGCTGTTTATTTCAGCAGTAACTTATGCTCAAACGTTCTCGATCTATACAGAGAATCCGAATATTGGAGCAGGTGTCAACTCCTTACGCTTCAGCAATGGATCGGGATTTGCGCTTTCAGAACCTGGCACTGCAACGTATGAAGGAAATAAAAACCTGCTGCTGACCTATAATGGGACAAGCTCATATTTCCACGCCATTATGTTTCCCCGCAACGCAGCCAATACTTCGGATGTGGTGCTGGATCTCTCAGCTTACAGTTACTATAATCTTGCAATTAAAACTTCATCCCCTCATCCTTTTTACATAAGAATACGTGGGAACAATGTTACTGCTAAAGTATTGATTAATCCATCCTCCAACAATTACAATTTCACTAATGACAATCAGTGGCACTTTATGTCTATTCCGCTTTCTGCATTTATTCCCGAATCATCCAGCTTTAGTCTTTCCAATGTTTCAGAAATTTTTGTACTAAGAAGCGAAAATACCATCTCTACAGTCGTTGGTTCATCTAACAATTTTCAAGTTGACAACATTTATTTATCTGCTACCAGTGCTTTATCTGTAATGTCAGGAGAAAAGAATAAACCATTGAGTATTTTCCCTAATCCGGCATCCTCAAAAATTACGATTACATCAGATCAGAATATGGATAAAATATCAGTTTATGACTCTACTGGAAAACGAGCAATCGTTACAGATTCAGGCGAAAAAACGTCGCAAATTGACATTTCAAAACTGAGCAAGGGAACGCATTTCATCTCTGTGGAATCCAAGGGTAAAATAACTACATCGAAATTCATAAAGAAATAGAATATTGAATTTCTTTTATTAAGAGCTGTCTAAATTTTTTAGACAGCTCTTTTTATTTTCTGAAAAGCTTACATCTCCATTTGTAAAGGAAGTGGCTAAGGTTCGTGCAGTGATCTCGATCTCAGACCTGACCGCAGGGGAACCTGGTTGGGAAACCCATATGTAAATAACTACCGCTACCCTCCCATTTCTAACAACTAAGAGTTTCTCTGGTAAAATAACTCTTAGGGATAATAATTCCTTTCTTAATGACAGCCAGCTTGTCATACTATTCGCTAAAAGCACTGATCTGCGTAGTTGTTCTTGATCTAATCAATGAACATATATTTTAACAATGGATGCAAGTTGCCATAATATTACAGAGTAGATCAAGTCATATAAACTAATTTAAATGTAACTCATATTTTCCATAATAAACCGGTAAAAAGGCAGCTAAGGTATATCGGTCATCCATTTCTTCACCCAGCCAAAAGACTACGGCATAAACGGTCTCCTCCCTGAAGGTACCCTCCAATTATTCCGTTTCCTTTTGGCTTTTTCCCTTTGCCCGCTAAAATTATCTGCTTTCTTTTTTCCGGTTTTTCTTTTGAAAAATATTCAGCGAAGCCTGAAAGGCTTTTAGGGAATGGGTCGAAGAGAGGATCGAGAAAAGATCAAAATGTACAATTTTTAAAACCTACGGTTATGAACATTATCGGAAGACTGACAAGGGATGCGGAAGTGCGCAACCTGTCAAATGAAAAACAGGTGGTCAATTTTTCAATTGCCACCAATGACAACTATCGCAACAAGCAAGGCGAACGGATCGAACAGACCACCTATTTTGACTGTGCCTATTGGATCTCACCAAAGATAGCCGACTTTTTAACGAAAGGCACTTTGGTAGAATTAAACGGAAGAGCCTACACCTCTGCATGGATAGGAAAAGACGGAGAACCTCACGCAGGTCTGAATTTCCACACCTCACAGATCAAAGTTCATGGCAGTGGTAAAAGTAAAGAGAGCAAGTCTACTGAGTCGCATAAAAATGATAAAAAGGAAAGCTCTATTTCTAGATCTAGTGACAGCGACAAGGATGACGATTTACCATTTTAAAACCATCAATACAATTTTATAACATCCAAAATTTCAATATCATGGCACACAATTTAAATTTCAACAACAGAACAGGAAAATATTCATTTTTCAGCGTAAAGGAAAAAGCATGGCACAACCTGGGACAGATCGTACAGCACTACCCAACAAGTGAAGAGGCCATCAAATTTGCAGGACTTGACTATGAGGTCGAAAAATCTCCCCTATTTACAAAAGATGCAGGCATTATCGAAAATGACAACGGCATAGAAATGATCGATTCTGCATTGGAAGTTCCCAACTACTTTGCCAATATACGAACTGATAACAACACCGTGTTAGGTGTGGTCGGAAAAGATTACCAGATCGTACAAAACCGCGAAGCTTTTTCATTTTTTGATGCTATAGTAGGCGGTGGAAAAGGAATCTTATACGAGACTGCAGGAGCTTTGGGAAATGGCGAAAGAATTTTTATCACTGCTAAATTACCCGATTATATTCGTGTTGGCAACGGTGACGATATTACAGAAAAATACATTTTCCTGACCACCTCCCACGATGGAAGCGGCAGCATTACCGCCGCATTTACCCCCGTGCGCATTGTCTGTCAAAATACTTTGAACGCGTCGCTGAAAAATATGAGCAATGTGGTGCGGATCAGACACACCGCAGGCGCAAAACAGCGTCTTGAAGATGCCCACAAGGTCATGGGATTGGCGAATAAATTAAGTCAAGAGTTGGAAAGCACTTTCAATCATTGGGCAAATATAAAAGTCGGTGATGATGAGATGAAAAAGCTGATACAATTGGCACTTTGTCCTAACAAAGAAACTTTACATCATCTGCAGAAAGGAAATGTTGCCGATCTCTCAACAGTTTTTAAAAATACCGTCGATGATGCATTTGCTTATGCGATGATCAGTGAAAGCCAGCAGACTGAAACCACAAAGGGAACTTTGTTCGGCGCTTACAATGCCGTTACAGGATATTTCCAGAATGTCAGAAATTACAAGGACAATGAAGCAAAACTCCAGTCCATTGTCTTGGGAGGGACAGCACAATTAAAGTCTCAAAAAGCTTTTGACCTGTGTGAAAATTTTGCCCGATCTGGCGCAGATACCTTGATCTTGAACTGATGAAAATTTTAAATTACGTACGGGAAAATCAAGTCTCTGCCGTATAAGAGCAAAATCAATGAAATTTAATATAGTCAACGAGATAAAATTAAGCTATTCGAGAAAAGGAAATTCTGAAAAATTAGTCGGTAGTTCACGTGATGCCGTGGATGTGTTCCGTCAGCACTTTGACCATGATGAAATGGACTACAGAGAATCTTTTTTTGCCCTATATTTAAATCAGACTCACAAGGTCTTAGGGATAAGGAAAATTTCTGAATCGGGAATTTCTTCTACGGTAGTCGATGTTCGCATCATTATGCAGGCGGCACTCCTTTGTAATGCTTCGGCTGTGATATTAGCACATAATCATCCATCAGGGAATTTGAAACCTTCTGCTGAAGATCTGAAAATTACGCAGAGCATAAAAAGTGCGTCTGAATTTCTAAACATCAAATTACTCGATCATTGCATTCTGACATCAACGGGCTATCTATCATTTGCTGATGATGGTCATTTATAAATGAATTTATATTAATGGCAAAATTCACGGCAATATTTTTATTGTCGTGTATTTTCAGATCGGGCGAAAAGACAATTCCTTCCGGTGGTCGGAAACATCTTTTCGCACTATATATTGATACAACTCTTATGATCGCCCCTCAAAAGACCAGCTGCAACATAACAGTTGTGAGCTTTTGCAGATTTTCATTTTTAATTAAATCTGTGCTGTCAATATTCAATATTGATGGACGAAGTTTTGACTGGAAGTAATACTAAAAAAAGCACTTATGAGATTTTAGAAACAGTCAGCGCAATTTACTATTATGCTAAATCTTACTTAACAAATTTCCATTGAATTAAGACATAACAAATTATTACTACATAAGAACAAAATATGATTATTTTGATGGTCTAAATCCTTTAAATTTACCATTAGTCTCTCAAGAGGCCTTAATAATAGCGGTAGAATTCCCTAATTTCACTAATTGCCGTTTCTTTGTCAGCATCATTTTTATTTGCAATCTCTTGTTAGAACTTACATATGTATATAATTTTTTACAACAAAGACAAAATCCAATATTATACAATGATAAGATTATAGCTTTAAATGTACACATGTGATAATTAAACAAACAATTTCATATAGATATTTGGTCAATTAAGAAATTTTATTTAATTTTAGACAAAACAAAATATTACTTTATAGATTCAAAAAGTAAGAAAAACTGAAAACCACTTAACCAATGAAAAACTTAAAAAAAACTTTCTCGAGAAATTCTCAAGAGTATCTATGGAAGATATGGACCTTGTACTCCGCTTGCTTGCTACCTTACGAATTTGAGACGTCCGGCAAGCTGCATACAAACGATTCTTCTATGTATTGTAGTTCCGCAGTTATAATTTAAATGATCCACGCCCACCCTAATACTAGTAATATTTAAGGTTGGGCATTTTTATGTTAAATTAAAACATTACCATATGCAATTCAGTCATCTACTGGGAAAGCTCAAACTCAACCAACAAGAATTTATATTTCAATTTCAATCTCATCCTCAACATCCCTCAGCACTTGCATTCAGCGATACGCTAAATTTTATGGGTCTTAAAAATGATGCTTATGAATTGGATAAGGATTTTTGGGGGGAATTACCCGCCGAGTTCATTACCATTTATAATAACAATTTTACTTTGGTAAAAATGGAAGATGAACTTTACAGGACTTTTTCCGATAATACTCAAGTTATCACAAAAGATACTCTTTATAAAAGTTCTTCCAATTTTATTTTGCTATTCGAAAATGAAGAAAAAAATAACGTTAATAAGAAAATTAACTATCAATATCTCATTTTATTTTCATTAGGACTTTTGCTGATCTATTCATTTTTACAACTAAAATGGTATGAGGGAATATTCAATACACTTTCAATAATTGGTATCTACATATCTCTCGAATTGTTCAGTGAAAAATTTGGATATGACTCAAATGTAATTAATAATATTTGTGGAGCAACCACTGCCAAAACACAAACATCCTGTGCGAAGATTGTTGACTCGGACAAGACTGATATTTCGGGTTTAAAACTTTCCGACCTTAGTTTAATTTACTTTACAGGACTTTTAATGATCGGAATTTTTCTGCCTTCAACAGGGCTTGTACTAAAAATAGCTTCTGGAATATCATTTTTTGTCATCCTCTATTCACTTTATGTACAGATATTAGTTGAAAAAATCTTTTGTAGAATATGTTTTATTATTAACACATTATTGATTTTGCAAATCTGTTTAAGCAATATTTACTTCACTAATTGGATATCTGGAGGTACTCTATTCTTAAGTGTTTTGGCAATGGGAACATCATTTATTACATTATCATTCATCAATACTATATTGAAGGAAAAGCTTGAATATCATAAAGCAAGTATAAAACATTTAAAATTCAAAAGAGATTATGAAATATTCAGAAGAGAACTTTTGGATCATGAAAAAATCACTTTTATTAATAAAAGGATGTTTTTTTTAGGAAATAAAGAAGCAAAACTTCATATTTCCCTAATATCAAATCCCTACTGTGGCTTTTGCAGAGACGCCCATAAGATCTTAGAAAAACTTTTGCAACAGTATCCAGATGATGTCTCTGCCCAAATTCGTTTCAATTATTCTGCAAAAATAGAAGACAAAAATTTTACAAATCTCATCAACGACTTTGTGTACATTTATACAAGTAGCAAGAATCACTTGTTAGAAGCAGTTGACAACTGGTTTGAAAACCGTAGTGAGAAAAAAATTAGATTACAATATAACCCCGAAGGTGAAATTTCAGACTTGACCGAAATCAATGAAACCAATCTCGAAAATGAAATTAAGGGCTTTAATTTCACACCTATATTTTTGATTAACGGTTATCAATTACCAAAAAAATATGACCGCGAAGAGATATTTTATTTTATTGACGATCTTTTGGAAGAGGAAAATATATGGTGATTTATGTTGAAATCTGAACATAAATATATAATCCAAAAAAAACAGCGGAGTCCGAAAAGCTTATAGAGTAGGAATATTAAAAAGCATTTAAAACATGAAAAATCTCAAAAAACTGTCAAGAGAGGATTTAAAATCAATGGTAGGTAGCGGAGCACAATCTGCTTGCGTTGCTGGCTGCTCAGATGGAACAATGGTATCTATTACTTGTGGCGGCCTTTGCGCTGCACAAGATGGAGTTGGCGTTTCATGCTCAACAGGAGGTTCAAAGGCTTGCCCAAAGGTTATCGATCCCCAAGGTTAATAATTTAAACAATCTTTAAAGCTACCATTTTTTTAAAATTTTGGTTCGATATCAACTTTAAAGATTGTTTTATAATTAGGTTCAAAAAACCATGTTTTTTATGAAATATTAATTATGAAAACTTTTATTTTTTGTTTATTGATTATCATGCCTGTAACTTGTCATTCACAATTTTACAGATTTATATACGAATATTCCTTTGTTAAGGATACAATTTCGCAGAAGAAATTTTCGATGCGATATTATTTAGATATTTCTCCACAAAAAGTAAAATTTTATAATGAAGAGCTTTATCATCTAGACTCGATTCAGAAACTAACCAAGGAAACAACCTCAATGACAGTACCTGCATCAGTTATGGTAGAAAGAATGCTTGGTTCAGATGAAAATATGGCCTATAAATTTATCGACAGCGATTACTATAAGATAAAATCGAAGGACAAATTACGTTGGAATATTGATTCAGAAACTAAAATATATAATAATTTCCCTCTTCAAAAAGCTAATACGAAATATGGTGGAAGACTTTGGACCGCATGGTTTTGTAAGGATATAATTATTTCAGAAGGTCCGTACAAATTTAGGGGATTGCCAGGTTTAATTTTTGAAATCGAAGATGTAGAAGGAAATTTTAAGTTTAAACTCGTAGAAGTTCGTAAAATAAGTTCTGAATATAATACAGAAAATATTTTGGAATCTAATTTTGGAAAAAAGGCATTGGCTGTCTCTGTTGAAAAATATAATAAAATACTAATCGATGCATATAATAATCCTTTTTCAGAACTTAGAACAAAAATGGAAATGGGAGAAGATTTTACATTATCAATCTATGGAAAACAAATAAAAACAGTAAAAGATTTGGATAGCATAAAGAGATTGAGGCAATCGGATATTAGAAAAAATTACAATCCAATAGAATTGGATAAAGCTGTAAAGTATAATTCTAAATAAATAAAATACTATTACAAAGTGGAAATTTAAAAAAGATATATATGAATTTCGATAGCATCATTTTCCAGCTCAGAACGATAAACAGATTCCATTTTCAGCCCCAATCTCATTTGAAATACTCTTTTGCATTAGTATTTACTGCTAAGACTAATTAATGGGTTTTAAAAATTAAATATTTAATCTCAATAAAGCATATTGTATTGAACTTGTTAGAAAAGTAAAAATGCACAGTAATTTTTGTCTAATTATTTACAGAAATAAAAATAAAAAAAATAGCGAAATCCGAAAAGCTTATAGAGTAGGAAAAAATAACAAATATTTTATATGAAAAATTTAAAAAAAATCTCAAGAGATGATTTAAAATCAATCAAAGGTGGTGCTCCTATTAATTCTTGTAAAGCCTACCCTGCCTTATGGTGTTATGATCCTTGTGGTAC belongs to Chryseobacterium sp. KACC 21268 and includes:
- a CDS encoding glycoside hydrolase family 3 N-terminal domain-containing protein, translated to MKNIFYAASILVMSCSAASAQKQPLYKNKDAPVEKRIDDLISQMTLEEKIMQMNQWTYGKNANPNNIGEQMKAVKPEIGSLLYRSTNPEYRNQIQKKAVNETRLGIPIIFGFDAIHGYKTIFPIPLAQACSWNTDLVKRSSAITAKESWLSGLDWTFSPMVDVARDARWGRISEGYGEDTYANSAFGVAAIQGYQGTDLKDKYTIAASLKHYIGYSMSEGGRDYHYSDVSQQTLWETFLPPFEAGIKAGAATVMSGFNDISGVPASANHYTLTEILKKKWKHDGFVISDWGSVKNLVVQGVAKDHKEATEKALLAGVEMDMVDNLYLEYLPELVATGKIKMQTIDDAVKRILRVKMNLGLFENPYVDMVPETERYLLPDYLKIAEELAQESMVLLKNENQVLPLDSKYKSIAVIGPMVKDSVHIMGFWEGMGDPKDVNTIFDGLTKEFGKRSKINYAIGCDFEGEDRSGFSKALEVANKSDIILVFLGEKRNWSGENGSRSTIALPKIQEDLVEELSKTGKPIILVLSSGRPLELIRLNKMADAVLEIWQPGTMAGAAVSGILSGRHNPSGKLSATFPQTTGQIPIYYNMRQSARPDAGHYQDIPRDALYWFGHGLSYSNFEYGKIKLSKNKIHKGEKIVAEIEITNNGTVDGKEAVLWYINDPVANISRPMKELKFFEKKMIKAGKKEIYRFEIDPEKDLSYVDSIGEKHLESGDFYIIINHEKVKFELTD
- a CDS encoding T9SS type A sorting domain-containing protein — translated: MKKINLLIMLFISAVTYAQTFSIYTENPNIGAGVNSLRFSNGSGFALSEPGTATYEGNKNLLLTYNGTSSYFHAIMFPRNAANTSDVVLDLSAYSYYNLAIKTSSPHPFYIRIRGNNVTAKVLINPSSNNYNFTNDNQWHFMSIPLSAFIPESSSFSLSNVSEIFVLRSENTISTVVGSSNNFQVDNIYLSATSALSVMSGEKNKPLSIFPNPASSKITITSDQNMDKISVYDSTGKRAIVTDSGEKTSQIDISKLSKGTHFISVESKGKITTSKFIKK
- a CDS encoding single-stranded DNA-binding protein, which encodes MNIIGRLTRDAEVRNLSNEKQVVNFSIATNDNYRNKQGERIEQTTYFDCAYWISPKIADFLTKGTLVELNGRAYTSAWIGKDGEPHAGLNFHTSQIKVHGSGKSKESKSTESHKNDKKESSISRSSDSDKDDDLPF
- a CDS encoding DUF932 domain-containing protein, with translation MAHNLNFNNRTGKYSFFSVKEKAWHNLGQIVQHYPTSEEAIKFAGLDYEVEKSPLFTKDAGIIENDNGIEMIDSALEVPNYFANIRTDNNTVLGVVGKDYQIVQNREAFSFFDAIVGGGKGILYETAGALGNGERIFITAKLPDYIRVGNGDDITEKYIFLTTSHDGSGSITAAFTPVRIVCQNTLNASLKNMSNVVRIRHTAGAKQRLEDAHKVMGLANKLSQELESTFNHWANIKVGDDEMKKLIQLALCPNKETLHHLQKGNVADLSTVFKNTVDDAFAYAMISESQQTETTKGTLFGAYNAVTGYFQNVRNYKDNEAKLQSIVLGGTAQLKSQKAFDLCENFARSGADTLILN
- a CDS encoding JAB domain-containing protein; its protein translation is MKFNIVNEIKLSYSRKGNSEKLVGSSRDAVDVFRQHFDHDEMDYRESFFALYLNQTHKVLGIRKISESGISSTVVDVRIIMQAALLCNASAVILAHNHPSGNLKPSAEDLKITQSIKSASEFLNIKLLDHCILTSTGYLSFADDGHL
- a CDS encoding vitamin K epoxide reductase family protein, giving the protein MQFSHLLGKLKLNQQEFIFQFQSHPQHPSALAFSDTLNFMGLKNDAYELDKDFWGELPAEFITIYNNNFTLVKMEDELYRTFSDNTQVITKDTLYKSSSNFILLFENEEKNNVNKKINYQYLILFSLGLLLIYSFLQLKWYEGIFNTLSIIGIYISLELFSEKFGYDSNVINNICGATTAKTQTSCAKIVDSDKTDISGLKLSDLSLIYFTGLLMIGIFLPSTGLVLKIASGISFFVILYSLYVQILVEKIFCRICFIINTLLILQICLSNIYFTNWISGGTLFLSVLAMGTSFITLSFINTILKEKLEYHKASIKHLKFKRDYEIFRRELLDHEKITFINKRMFFLGNKEAKLHISLISNPYCGFCRDAHKILEKLLQQYPDDVSAQIRFNYSAKIEDKNFTNLINDFVYIYTSSKNHLLEAVDNWFENRSEKKIRLQYNPEGEISDLTEINETNLENEIKGFNFTPIFLINGYQLPKKYDREEIFYFIDDLLEEENIW
- a CDS encoding GLPGLI family protein encodes the protein MKTFIFCLLIIMPVTCHSQFYRFIYEYSFVKDTISQKKFSMRYYLDISPQKVKFYNEELYHLDSIQKLTKETTSMTVPASVMVERMLGSDENMAYKFIDSDYYKIKSKDKLRWNIDSETKIYNNFPLQKANTKYGGRLWTAWFCKDIIISEGPYKFRGLPGLIFEIEDVEGNFKFKLVEVRKISSEYNTENILESNFGKKALAVSVEKYNKILIDAYNNPFSELRTKMEMGEDFTLSIYGKQIKTVKDLDSIKRLRQSDIRKNYNPIELDKAVKYNSK